One part of the Nymphaea colorata isolate Beijing-Zhang1983 chromosome 8, ASM883128v2, whole genome shotgun sequence genome encodes these proteins:
- the LOC116259307 gene encoding transcription factor MYB1-like, with protein MGRSPCCSKEGLNRGAWTAQEDQILSDFVKAHGEGRWRTLPKKAGLRRCGKSCRLRWLNYLRPDIKRGNISDDEEELIIRMHKLLGNRWSLIAGRLPGRTDNEIKNYWNTNLVKKLQQNQAPSSAQKRTSPGKAKNPAKPPAGKRQKNEGKPRERRAVRAAAMRRMDTMADSPADTPVGGTEAKKEEATKENVPPLQDPSQEKVLLPEALEESLMMEMAAVDGCEMADLLDYELLKFPEEEGMVMNVENDNNNNNNNENQEFAEPNYIFDQAMLEELMRVDTCTRPALPPDMEPLCVFLDPEVGWL; from the exons ATGGGTAGAAGTCCTTGCTGCTCAAAGGAGGGCCTCAACAGAGGAGCCTGGACTGCTCAGGAGGACCAAATCCTTAGCGACTTCGTCAAGGCTCATGGTGAAGGAAGATGGAGAACTCTACCCAAGAAAGCAg GACTGAGGCGGTGCGGGAAAAGTTGCAGACTTCGTTGGTTGAATTACCTGAGACCCGACATCAAGAGAGGAAATATCTCggatgatgaggaggagctcATCATTCGAATGCACAAGCTCCTTGGAAACAG ATGGTCTCTAATAGCGGGGAGGCTGCCAGGGCGAACAGACAATGAAATCAAGAACTACTGGAACACCAACCTGGTCAAGAAGCTGCAACAGAATCAGGCACCTTCATCTGCTCAGAAGCGCACCAGTCCCGGCAAGGCTAAGAATCCGGCCAAGCCGCCGGCCGGAAAGCGTCAGAAAAATGAGGGTAAGCCGCGGGAGCGTCGAGCCGTTCGAGCGGCGGCCATGAGGCGCATGGACACCATGGCTGACTCACCTGCTGATACGCCTGTCGGCGGCACGGAGGCCAAGAAGGAAGAAGCCACGAAGGAGAATGTCCCTCCTCTGCAGGACCCATCTCAAGAAAAGGTTCTTCTGCCGGAGGCGCTTGAGGAAAGTTTGATGATGGAAATGGCCGCTGTCGACGGTTGCGAGATGGCGGATCTTCTGGACTACGAGTTGCTGAAGTTCCCGGAAGAAGAAGGCATGGTCATGAACGTGGAGAATgataataacaacaacaacaacaacgaGAATCAGGAATTTGCAGAACCGAACTACATCTTCGACCAGGCGATGCTGGAGGAGTTGATGAGGGTGGACACCTGCACTCGACCCGCCCTGCCTCCAGACATGGAGCCGCTGTGTGTCTTCTTGGATCCGGAAGTCGGATGGTTATGA
- the LOC116259582 gene encoding transcription factor WER-like: protein MCATERETGLAAKNNLKRGAWTREEDERLAHCVKFHGETRWRLVPAKAGLNRPPRSCRMRWLNYLRPTIKRGNITEEEEDLILRLHKLLGNRWALIAGRLPGRTDNEIKNYWKTHLSRKIRPQQPQQKKAVFPCKPEVVEERKELTEISGGGGSNYELTAKPRTTAEAAVSSNAFNVEQILSQEGTTTDCCFWNSGAEGGSTKCGCIKQDTPSNEDGIYRFDYTSLNDYDFCMEMNLDSDLDFQSFLRSLCWEDT, encoded by the exons ATGTGCGCCACTGAAAGGGAAACCGGGTTGGCTGCCAAGAACAATCTGAAAAGGGGAGCTTGGacgagagaagaagatgaacgGCTGGCCCACTGTGTCAAATTCCATGGAGAAACAAGATGGAGATTGGTCCCTGCTAAAGCAG GACTCAACCGGCCCCCAAGGAGTTGCAGAATGAGATGGCTGAACTACTTGAGGCCAACCATCAAGCGGGGAAATATtacagaggaggaagaagatttGATACTCAGACTTCACAAGCTCCTGGGCAACAG ATGGGCCCTGATTGCAGGAAGACTCCCTGGAAGGACAGATAATGAAATTAAGAACTACTGGAAGACTCATCTATCCAGGAAGATCAGACCACAGCAACCCCAGCAGAAAAAGGCAGTGTTCCCTTGCAAGCCTGAAGTCGTCGAAGAGAGGAAAGAACTAACAGAAATCAGTGGTGGAGGTGGTTCTAATTATGAATTAACAGCTAAGCCAAGGACAACAGCCGAAGCTGCCGTATCCTCAAACGCGTTCAACGTAGAACAGATTCTGAGTCAGGAGGGCACCACCACCGACTGCTGCTTCTGGAACTCAGGAGCCGAGGGAGGATCGACAAAGTGCGGCTGCATCAAGCAAGACACGCCTTCAAATGAAGATGGTATCTACAGATTCGATTATACCTCTTTGAACGATTACGATTTTTGCATGGAGATGAACTTGGATTCTGATCTGGACTTCCAATCGTTCCTCCGTTCATTGTGCTGGGAGGACACATGA
- the LOC116259583 gene encoding transcription factor MYB114-like → METYATQRKAWLVAKKSLKKRAWTREEDDRLSQCVKFHGEARWRSVPAEAGLNRCPRSCRLRWLNYLRPNIKRGNITEGEEDLIIRLHKLLGNRWALIAGRLPGRTDNEIKNYWKNRLSKKIKPQQPQQKKAVFLCKPDTVEEKKGLTEISGAGGSNCELTVEPTMTAEGGVSSNAFNIEEIRSVGDTTTDCCFWNSRAEEGSTGCGCIKQGTPANEYGMNRFDYRSLNDYDISMEMNLDSDIDFQSFIRSMCCEEA, encoded by the exons ATGGAAACATACGCCACTCAAAGGAAAGCCTGGTTGGTCGCCAAGAAGAGTCTGAAAAAGAGAGCTTGGacaagagaagaagatgatcGGTTGTCCCAGTGTGTCAAAtttcatggagaagcaagatgGAGATCGGTCCCTGCTGAAGCAG GACTCAACCGGTGCCCGAGGAGCTGCAGGTTGAGATGGTTGAACTACTTGAGGCCAAACATCAAGCGAGGAAATATTACAGAGGGGGAGGAAGATTTGATTATCAGACTTCACAAGCTCCTCGGCAACAG ATGGGCCCTGATTGCAGGAAGACTCCCTGGAAGGACAGACAATGAAATCAAGAACTACTGGAAGAATCGTCTATCCAAGAAGATCAAACCACAGCAACCCCAGCAGAAAAAGGCAGTGTTCCTTTGCAAGCCTGACACCGTCGAAGAGAAGAAGGGACTAACAGAAATCAGTGGTGCTGGTGGTTCTAATTGTGAATTAACAGTTGAACCAACGATGACAGCTGAAGGTGGCGTATCTTCAAACGCGTTCAACATAGAAGAGATTCGGAGTGTGGGGGACACCACCACCGACTGCTGCTTTTGGAACTCGAGAGCCGAGGAAGGATCGACAGGGTGCGGCTGCATCAAGCAAGGCACGCCTGCAAATGAATATGGCATGAACAGATTCGATTATAGGTCCTTGAACGATTACGATATAAGCATGGAGATGAACTTGGATTCTGATATTGATTTTCAATCGTTCATCCGTTCAATGTGCTGTGAGGAAGCATGA